A genome region from Negativicutes bacterium includes the following:
- a CDS encoding cyclic-di-AMP receptor gives MKLIISIIQDQDFRALSDIFLEKNIRSTRLSSTGGFLSSGNTTLLIGVEETRVDEVIALLKQYCHTRTQLMNAGPMTVDFIGVMPHYPVEVIVGGAIIFVLDAECIDLEQTAKPESQNTGA, from the coding sequence ATGAAGCTGATTATCTCCATCATTCAAGACCAGGACTTCCGTGCTCTCTCTGATATCTTTCTCGAGAAAAATATCCGCTCTACCCGGCTGTCCAGCACCGGTGGGTTCCTCAGCAGCGGCAATACGACTCTGCTGATTGGAGTGGAAGAAACCAGAGTGGATGAAGTCATTGCTCTCCTGAAGCAATATTGTCATACCCGTACTCAACTGATGAATGCCGGTCCCATGACCGTAGATTTTATTGGTGTAATGCCGCATTATCCGGTCGAAGTGATCGTCGGCGGTGCTATCATCTTTGTTTTGGACGCGGAATGCATCGATCTGGAACAGACCGCCAAGCCGGAGAGTCAAAACACCGGAGCCTAA
- the pstC gene encoding phosphate ABC transporter permease subunit PstC — MRRKEQAAHLLFFLTACISIAAVALICFFLFANGIPAMRQIGLFNFLTGRVWRPSNDLYGLLPMIMGSLYVTAGAILLGVPLGVLTALYLAHFCSRQLYRYLKPLIDLLAGIPSVVYGFFGIVVLVPFVRQTFGGNGNSILTASLLLGIMILPTIIGISEAALRAVPVSYYEGSLALGASHERSVLFAILPAAKSGILAGVVLGVGRAIGETMAVMMVAGNQTRMPAGILAGIRTLTSNIAMEMGYATDLHREALIATAVVLFVFILIINLSFSLLKRRSAL, encoded by the coding sequence ATGAGGCGAAAAGAACAGGCTGCTCATTTACTTTTCTTCCTGACCGCTTGTATATCCATTGCAGCCGTGGCCCTGATTTGCTTTTTTCTTTTTGCCAACGGCATACCGGCAATGCGGCAGATCGGTTTATTCAACTTCCTGACAGGTCGTGTCTGGCGGCCATCCAATGACCTCTATGGCTTGCTGCCGATGATCATGGGCAGCCTGTATGTCACAGCCGGCGCGATTCTGCTTGGCGTACCTTTGGGCGTTCTGACGGCGCTCTATCTGGCGCATTTCTGTTCCCGGCAGCTCTATCGTTACCTGAAACCACTGATCGATTTGCTGGCCGGCATCCCTTCCGTTGTTTACGGTTTTTTTGGCATCGTTGTGTTGGTACCGTTCGTCCGGCAAACCTTCGGCGGCAACGGCAATAGCATACTCACCGCTTCCCTCCTGTTGGGGATTATGATTCTGCCGACCATCATCGGAATTTCCGAAGCGGCTTTACGCGCTGTCCCCGTCAGCTATTACGAAGGCAGCCTGGCCCTGGGAGCCAGTCATGAACGCTCTGTTCTCTTTGCCATCCTGCCCGCGGCAAAATCCGGCATCCTGGCCGGCGTTGTGCTAGGTGTGGGACGCGCTATTGGCGAAACGATGGCTGTCATGATGGTTGCGGGTAACCAAACCCGCATGCCGGCCGGTATTTTGGCCGGAATCCGCACGCTCACCAGTAATATTGCTATGGAAATGGGTTATGCCACAGATCTGCACAGAGAGGCGCTGATTGCCACGGCGGTCGTCCTCTTTGTCTTCATTCTGATCATCAACCTCTCGTTTTCCTTGCTGAAAAGGAGGTCTGCCCTATGA
- the pstA gene encoding phosphate ABC transporter permease PstA, giving the protein MKHPARPFRLQHIRDRHDPLSLVIRLLVSLAALLTVGILLLLVGYILIKGIPHLRPSLFALHYNSENVSLLPALLNTLMIILLTLIIAVPLGIFSALYLSEYAGRSNRFVQWIRLATETLAGIPSIIYGLFGMLFFVTFLHWGYSLLAGACTLAIMILPLLMRTTEEALHSVPDAYREGSYALGAGRLRTIFNIVLPAAMPGILAGVILSIGRIVGESAALIYTAGTASQIANGLFSSGRTLSVHMYNISNEGLYLNQTYATAVVLLILVALVNWISHFVAGKLTKGS; this is encoded by the coding sequence ATGAAACACCCTGCGCGCCCGTTTCGTCTGCAGCACATTCGCGATCGGCACGACCCGCTCTCTCTGGTGATCCGATTGCTGGTTTCCCTGGCTGCCCTGCTGACCGTTGGCATTCTGCTGCTTTTGGTCGGATACATTCTGATCAAAGGAATTCCTCATCTGCGTCCCTCTCTGTTTGCACTGCATTATAACAGTGAAAACGTTTCCTTACTGCCGGCGCTGCTCAATACGCTGATGATCATTCTGCTGACGCTGATCATCGCCGTTCCGCTGGGCATCTTCTCCGCCCTCTATCTTTCGGAATACGCCGGACGCAGCAACCGCTTTGTGCAATGGATCCGTTTAGCCACCGAAACGCTTGCCGGAATTCCCTCGATCATTTATGGTTTGTTCGGTATGCTTTTCTTCGTCACTTTTTTGCACTGGGGTTATTCTCTCCTGGCAGGTGCCTGCACCTTAGCGATTATGATTCTGCCTTTGCTGATGCGAACCACGGAGGAGGCGCTGCATTCTGTACCGGATGCATATCGGGAGGGCAGTTACGCCCTGGGTGCCGGACGCTTGCGAACCATCTTCAATATTGTTCTACCGGCAGCGATGCCGGGCATTCTGGCCGGTGTGATTCTCAGCATCGGACGCATCGTGGGAGAATCCGCCGCCCTGATCTATACGGCGGGAACAGCCAGTCAAATTGCCAACGGCTTATTTTCTTCCGGACGCACCTTATCCGTGCATATGTATAATATCTCCAATGAAGGGTTATATCTGAATCAAACTTATGCAACCGCAGTTGTCTTGCTCATCTTGGTAGCGCTGGTCAACTGGATTTCGCATTTTGTAGCCGGCAAGCTGACGAAAGGATCTTAA
- a CDS encoding S-layer homology domain-containing protein — MLKKIICMSLIALLIMTMTPVVCAAELPALPTGTAKEATGMSGGETVNERLGKVALSVKQTLNLDDRYTTFYGSLNEDIIDSYWNLNWSNAQETLTVYAKESGKVMQYQRNRTADDHDYAYKYGPEFSPVFPANRKIDAKPVAEAFVSALLTAEESAVFEPTDALELLSATTYGFSGRIQMYGLDTGITFTVSVFADDLTINRFYRSDANTKMINDFSDTVTMIDAAAAAAKLRTTVKLQLQYVLRDTAPGEPILPKPAGSKTTADTAATQAVLRYLPMTDSNYLVDAKTGELIDITDLYDAFNRANQTVKTPAGMGSSDSSPYLPALSEAELTGIEKLKDVLSKEELQAAVKAMPEVMLDDNYTLTGYNFYLNEENGDVTAYLNFSKPYSENNYQFYRKSAVLNGKTGELISFSSSYPYDEKAAYPVFLTKEQAAVKAAAFLNRYFAGHFAVADLYTSVTPLETEHTATEYRFTYSQKVNGYFFPVNAMMISINAQSGAVDSFNQNWLEDIVFDQADGIIPMTQAEEIYAAAHTAKLQYLQLPVTVDPESPYYILYSKYGYAYLYEYRLAYQYSIADAVHGIDAKTGELLQDTSPIAYAVPVYTDLGAHYAKTEIEILAQYGIGFSGNQYQPEAELTQREMLVYLLQAAGFRNPMEDDSLYQTAYSLHLLTETERAPASIVSRTQFVKTLLSMSGYDKIAHLSEIFVCKFLDEAAIAAENYGYIAIAQGLGIIHGDPSGNFHADSATTRATAAVMFFNFLNREN, encoded by the coding sequence ATGTTAAAAAAAATCATTTGTATGAGCCTGATTGCCCTTTTAATCATGACCATGACACCCGTTGTCTGCGCTGCGGAACTGCCTGCTCTGCCGACCGGGACCGCAAAAGAAGCAACAGGGATGAGCGGCGGTGAGACCGTCAACGAACGCTTGGGCAAGGTCGCTCTGTCCGTCAAGCAGACCCTCAATCTGGATGACCGCTACACAACCTTCTATGGCAGCTTGAACGAAGATATCATTGATTCCTACTGGAACCTGAATTGGTCCAATGCGCAGGAAACTCTCACAGTCTATGCCAAAGAAAGTGGCAAAGTGATGCAGTATCAACGCAATCGTACTGCTGACGACCATGATTACGCTTACAAATATGGCCCGGAGTTCTCGCCGGTTTTTCCTGCCAATCGCAAAATTGACGCAAAACCAGTCGCTGAAGCCTTTGTTTCTGCTTTATTGACCGCAGAAGAATCTGCCGTCTTTGAACCGACGGATGCCCTGGAATTACTCTCCGCAACAACTTATGGTTTTAGCGGCAGAATTCAAATGTACGGCCTTGATACCGGTATCACCTTCACGGTCAGCGTTTTTGCGGACGATTTGACCATCAACAGATTTTACCGCAGCGATGCCAACACCAAAATGATCAACGACTTCTCCGATACGGTTACGATGATCGATGCCGCGGCTGCAGCGGCAAAGCTGCGCACGACGGTTAAACTGCAGCTGCAATATGTGCTGAGGGATACGGCCCCCGGCGAACCCATCCTGCCGAAGCCGGCGGGGAGTAAAACAACTGCAGATACTGCTGCTACCCAGGCAGTCTTACGCTATCTGCCTATGACCGACAGCAATTATCTCGTTGATGCCAAAACGGGCGAACTGATTGATATCACCGATTTATACGATGCTTTTAACCGGGCCAATCAAACGGTAAAAACGCCTGCCGGGATGGGTTCCTCCGACTCAAGCCCCTATCTTCCTGCACTCAGCGAAGCGGAACTGACAGGCATTGAGAAACTCAAAGATGTCCTCAGCAAAGAGGAATTGCAGGCAGCCGTTAAAGCCATGCCGGAAGTCATGCTGGATGACAACTATACGCTTACCGGTTACAACTTCTATTTAAACGAAGAAAACGGCGATGTGACTGCCTATTTAAACTTCAGTAAACCCTACAGTGAAAACAACTATCAATTTTACCGCAAATCCGCCGTTCTGAATGGCAAGACCGGAGAATTAATCTCCTTCTCCTCTTCCTATCCCTACGATGAAAAAGCGGCATACCCTGTTTTTCTGACGAAAGAACAGGCAGCCGTAAAAGCCGCCGCTTTCCTGAATCGTTACTTTGCAGGCCATTTCGCTGTCGCAGATTTGTATACTTCTGTAACTCCGCTGGAAACTGAGCATACCGCGACAGAGTATCGGTTCACCTACAGCCAAAAAGTCAACGGCTATTTCTTCCCTGTCAATGCCATGATGATCAGCATCAATGCCCAAAGCGGCGCGGTCGACAGCTTCAATCAGAACTGGCTGGAGGATATCGTCTTCGATCAGGCCGATGGAATCATTCCGATGACGCAAGCGGAAGAGATTTATGCCGCCGCTCATACCGCCAAACTGCAGTATCTGCAGCTGCCTGTGACTGTGGACCCCGAATCTCCTTATTATATTCTCTATTCCAAATATGGTTACGCTTACCTGTATGAATATCGTCTGGCCTATCAGTACAGCATCGCCGATGCTGTCCACGGCATTGATGCAAAAACCGGAGAACTATTGCAAGATACTTCACCGATCGCCTACGCAGTACCCGTATACACCGATTTAGGCGCACATTATGCGAAAACTGAAATTGAAATCCTCGCCCAATACGGCATCGGCTTCAGCGGAAATCAATATCAGCCGGAAGCTGAGCTGACGCAGCGTGAAATGCTGGTCTATCTCCTGCAGGCAGCCGGTTTCCGCAACCCTATGGAGGATGATTCGCTCTATCAAACAGCCTACTCGCTGCATCTGCTGACAGAAACGGAACGCGCCCCCGCCTCGATTGTCAGCCGTACTCAATTTGTGAAAACGCTGCTGAGCATGTCCGGGTACGATAAAATTGCCCATCTCTCTGAAATTTTTGTCTGTAAATTTCTAGATGAAGCGGCGATTGCAGCAGAAAACTATGGCTACATTGCAATCGCCCAAGGCTTAGGGATTATTCATGGCGATCCCAGCGGCAATTTTCATGCCGATTCAGCCACCACCAGAGCTACGGCAGCCGTGATGTTCTTCAATTTTCTCAATCGGGAAAACTAA
- a CDS encoding PAS domain-containing protein: MKRRIFRAFCLLSLFAVLLSGSLFFAVVYREVSFSKQQEVRNELVLVRTGFTQGSLAYLQTLQSAPERNRLCRITWISAGGVVLFDNYETAAAMENHLDRPEIISALQNGSGEALRMSSTLHQQTYYYAERLTDGTVLRLALTTASIWATLFNLLPSLLLIISLVILLALWLARHETQAIIQPINAINLQNPLEQDTYDELAPLLLRIEQQNKEIAAKMAELSQTRLEFITITENMSNGLILLNQKEEILTINRSACRILNLKADQTVGRKLLTQNRSSVLQNLLQQVEQGEIAEAVLQQNQHSYQLLAHPVLNKAELQGIVLLISDITEQQATEQLRREFAANVSHELKTPLQSISGYAEIISNHLVKAEDIPEFVDRIYREARRLIVLVDDIMKISRLDESKPSLAEEPVDLYLLTQDILQRLQPQAEAKQVRLELKGVPAEIQGVRQILDEMIFNLCDNAIKYNKQGGRVDVIIERLPSALRLRVIDTGIGIAPEDQEHVFERFYRADKSHSQKISGTGLGLSIVKHGARYHHAEIELQSIPNQGTAISLSFPLSNKINL; the protein is encoded by the coding sequence ATGAAAAGACGTATTTTTAGGGCTTTCTGCCTGCTTTCCCTCTTTGCTGTTCTGTTGAGCGGCAGCCTCTTCTTTGCCGTCGTTTACCGGGAGGTTTCTTTCAGTAAGCAGCAGGAAGTTCGCAATGAATTGGTTCTGGTCCGCACCGGTTTTACGCAAGGCAGTCTCGCCTATCTGCAAACGCTGCAGAGCGCCCCGGAACGCAACCGTCTTTGCCGCATTACCTGGATCAGCGCCGGGGGGGTCGTCTTATTTGATAATTACGAAACTGCCGCCGCCATGGAAAATCATCTGGACCGACCGGAAATCATCAGTGCTTTACAGAATGGCAGCGGCGAAGCGCTGCGCATGTCCAGCACACTGCATCAGCAGACTTATTATTACGCCGAGCGTCTGACCGACGGTACCGTGCTGCGCCTCGCCTTAACGACTGCCAGTATCTGGGCGACTCTCTTCAATCTGCTGCCCTCTCTGCTGCTGATCATCAGTCTGGTGATCCTGCTGGCGCTTTGGCTGGCCCGGCACGAAACGCAGGCAATTATCCAGCCAATCAATGCCATCAATCTGCAAAATCCGCTTGAACAAGATACTTATGATGAATTAGCGCCGCTGCTGCTGCGTATTGAGCAGCAAAACAAAGAAATCGCCGCCAAAATGGCGGAATTATCACAGACGCGTCTGGAATTCATTACCATCACGGAAAATATGAGCAACGGCCTGATCCTGCTTAATCAAAAAGAAGAGATTCTGACGATCAACCGCAGCGCCTGCAGAATACTGAATCTCAAAGCAGACCAGACAGTCGGCAGAAAGCTGTTGACGCAAAATCGCAGCTCAGTCCTGCAAAATCTGCTGCAGCAAGTCGAACAGGGAGAAATCGCCGAAGCTGTTCTGCAGCAAAATCAGCACAGCTATCAGCTGTTGGCTCACCCGGTTCTGAACAAGGCGGAACTGCAGGGAATTGTGCTGCTGATTTCAGATATCACCGAACAACAAGCCACGGAACAGCTGCGCCGCGAATTTGCCGCCAATGTTTCTCACGAATTAAAAACACCGCTGCAATCGATTTCGGGCTATGCCGAAATTATCAGCAATCATCTTGTCAAAGCGGAAGATATCCCGGAATTCGTCGATCGCATTTATCGGGAAGCCCGCCGGCTGATTGTTTTGGTGGATGACATCATGAAAATTTCCCGGTTGGATGAAAGCAAACCCAGTCTTGCAGAGGAACCGGTTGATTTGTATCTGTTGACACAGGATATTCTGCAGCGTCTGCAGCCGCAGGCGGAAGCCAAACAGGTCCGTCTGGAACTGAAAGGCGTCCCGGCAGAAATACAAGGGGTCAGACAAATCCTGGACGAGATGATTTTTAACCTGTGTGATAATGCCATCAAATACAACAAACAGGGCGGCCGCGTGGATGTTATCATCGAACGTCTGCCTTCTGCGCTGCGGCTGCGGGTCATCGATACCGGCATCGGCATTGCTCCGGAAGATCAGGAGCATGTTTTCGAGCGCTTCTATCGCGCAGATAAGAGTCATTCACAGAAAATCAGCGGTACCGGTCTGGGACTCTCGATTGTGAAACACGGAGCCCGTTATCATCACGCTGAAATAGAACTGCAGAGTATTCCGAATCAAGGCACTGCCATCAGCCTGAGCTTCCCTTTGAGCAATAAAATTAATCTGTAA
- a CDS encoding substrate-binding domain-containing protein has protein sequence MKKTLVWLSLLGCLIFLLSGCNFKDNDQFSLTHAITIISREEGSGTRSAFIELFGVEKLNARGVYVDYTTPEAVIADSTAAMLAAVAEDPHTIGYLSIGSLDASVTALSIDSSTASKENILNGSYRMARPFQLVTDRNINGLTQDFTDFILSSEGKPILESAGYLAAEGTESYLGTKQRGKIVIAGSSSISPVMEKLKAAYLERQPAVTVEIRQSDSSAGIAAVAEGSAQLGMSSRALKENELNRGLKATPFALDGIAVIVNKQNPVKNLTTVQIRSIFIGESLRWGDVI, from the coding sequence ATGAAGAAAACACTCGTTTGGCTGAGTTTACTTGGCTGTCTGATTTTTCTGCTGAGCGGCTGTAATTTTAAAGATAACGATCAATTCAGTTTGACCCACGCGATCACCATCATCAGCCGCGAAGAAGGCTCCGGCACCCGCAGCGCTTTTATTGAATTATTCGGCGTGGAAAAACTGAATGCGCGCGGTGTCTATGTTGATTACACCACACCGGAAGCGGTGATCGCCGACAGCACAGCCGCTATGCTTGCCGCCGTAGCGGAGGATCCCCATACGATCGGCTATCTCTCGATTGGTTCGCTGGATGCGAGTGTGACGGCGCTGAGCATCGACAGCAGCACAGCCAGCAAAGAGAATATCCTCAACGGCAGCTACCGCATGGCCCGCCCTTTCCAGCTTGTCACCGACAGAAACATTAACGGCCTGACCCAGGATTTTACCGATTTCATTCTCAGTTCCGAAGGAAAACCTATCCTCGAGTCCGCCGGTTATCTGGCTGCCGAAGGCACGGAATCTTACCTCGGCACGAAGCAACGCGGGAAAATTGTGATTGCCGGTTCCTCTTCCATCAGCCCGGTGATGGAAAAACTGAAGGCTGCTTACCTGGAACGGCAGCCGGCTGTAACCGTAGAAATCCGGCAAAGCGATTCGTCTGCGGGAATTGCCGCTGTCGCCGAAGGCAGCGCTCAGCTTGGTATGTCTTCCAGAGCATTGAAAGAGAACGAACTGAACCGCGGTCTCAAGGCGACTCCTTTCGCGCTGGATGGTATCGCTGTGATTGTCAACAAGCAGAATCCGGTGAAGAATCTCACAACGGTACAGATCAGGAGCATTTTTATCGGTGAGTCTTTACGATGGGGAGATGTGATCTAA
- the pstB gene encoding phosphate ABC transporter ATP-binding protein PstB — MDKFTINDLNLYYGDFHALKNINLNLAENRITAFIGPSGCGKSSLLKCLNRMNDLIEDCRITGEIRLDGEDINGSMDVNQLRKRVGMVFQNPNPFPMSIYDNVAYGPRTHGIRSKAKLDGIVEQALHDAAIWDELQGRLKKNALSLSGGQQQRLCIARALAVEPEVLLMDEPTASLDPISTSKIEDLIVELKKKYTIVIVTHNMQQAVRTSDQTAFFLLGEIVEAAATEQLFSVPKEKRTEDYITGRFG; from the coding sequence ATGGATAAATTTACAATTAACGATCTCAATCTTTATTATGGCGATTTTCATGCTTTAAAAAACATAAACCTGAATTTGGCAGAAAACCGCATTACCGCTTTCATCGGTCCCTCCGGCTGCGGTAAATCTTCTCTTTTGAAATGCCTGAACCGCATGAATGACCTGATTGAAGACTGCAGAATTACAGGAGAAATTCGTCTGGACGGCGAAGACATAAACGGATCAATGGATGTCAATCAATTGCGTAAGCGAGTCGGCATGGTTTTTCAAAACCCGAATCCTTTTCCGATGAGCATTTATGATAATGTTGCTTACGGTCCGCGCACTCACGGCATCCGCAGCAAAGCAAAACTGGACGGCATCGTCGAGCAAGCCCTGCACGACGCCGCGATCTGGGACGAACTGCAAGGCCGCCTGAAAAAAAACGCGCTCAGTCTTTCCGGCGGACAGCAGCAACGGCTTTGCATTGCCAGAGCTCTGGCAGTGGAACCCGAGGTTTTGCTGATGGATGAACCGACTGCCTCGCTCGATCCTATCTCCACTTCTAAAATCGAAGATTTGATTGTTGAACTGAAGAAAAAATACACGATTGTGATCGTCACCCATAATATGCAGCAGGCTGTGCGCACCTCCGATCAAACCGCTTTTTTCCTTTTGGGTGAAATTGTGGAAGCCGCTGCCACCGAGCAGTTGTTTTCCGTACCGAAAGAAAAGCGCACCGAAGATTATATTACCGGCAGGTTCGGTTAA
- a CDS encoding response regulator transcription factor: MIYCVEDDLNIRELIVYTLQSTGFTAKGFADGEAFFMELQQKMPDLVILDLMLPGQDGASILKQLRSTAQTADLPVILATAKGSEYDKVSGLDAGADDYISKPFGMMELVSRVKAVLRRSGSKQKGVLLTRGALSLNSEKHQVSVKGEAIPLTLKEFLLLQQLMSNPGTVFTRDALLATIWGYDFSGETRTVDVHIRTLRQKLGECGNLIETVRGLGYRMVEQE; the protein is encoded by the coding sequence ATGATTTATTGTGTAGAGGATGATCTGAATATCAGGGAATTGATTGTTTACACGCTGCAATCCACCGGCTTTACAGCCAAGGGCTTCGCCGATGGCGAAGCTTTTTTTATGGAATTGCAGCAAAAAATGCCGGACTTGGTGATCCTCGATCTGATGCTGCCCGGTCAGGATGGCGCGTCGATCCTGAAACAGTTGCGCAGTACGGCGCAGACCGCCGATTTACCGGTGATTCTAGCCACCGCCAAAGGCAGCGAATATGACAAGGTTAGCGGACTGGATGCCGGTGCGGATGACTATATCAGTAAGCCTTTTGGCATGATGGAATTGGTTTCCCGCGTGAAAGCGGTTCTCCGCCGCAGCGGCTCAAAACAAAAAGGAGTGCTTTTGACGAGGGGCGCTTTAAGCCTCAATTCGGAAAAACATCAGGTATCCGTCAAAGGAGAAGCCATCCCGCTGACACTGAAAGAATTTTTGCTGCTGCAGCAGTTGATGTCGAATCCCGGTACGGTTTTCACCCGTGATGCTTTGCTGGCGACGATCTGGGGTTATGATTTCAGCGGTGAAACCAGAACGGTGGACGTGCACATTCGGACTCTGCGGCAAAAGCTGGGCGAATGCGGCAATCTGATTGAAACAGTGCGCGGGTTGGGTTACCGCATGGTGGAACAGGAATGA
- the hcp gene encoding hydroxylamine reductase, which translates to MENQMFCFQCEQTAGGKGCMGKAGICGKQAPTAALQDELTGALIGLARAMKDKTAFAAANQVMLEGLFTTITNVNFNDETIHAMIAKVNAVKAMLVPQCSGCATPCCTNEDYPMEKVWQADVDIRSLKSLILFGLRGMSAYAYHAMVLGYSDEKVNQFFYKGMSAIGEDWGMAELLPIVMEVGSVNLQCMELLDRANTETYGTPVPTVVPLTIEKGPFIVITGHDLKDLELLLEQTAGKGINIYTHGEMLPAHGYPKLKAYPHLKGNFGTAWQNQQKEFANLPAPILFTTNCLMPPKDSYQDRVFTTEVVGYPAVVHIGAEKNFSPLIEKALQLGGYQEDTMLTGINGGHEVMTGFAHGAVLAVAGTVIDAVKTGAIKHIFLVGGCDGAKPGRNYYTEFVKQTPADTVILTLACGKYRFNDLNLGTIGGLPRIMDMGQCNDAYSAIKVALALADAFQCGVNELPLTLVLSWYEQKAVCILLTLLSLGIKNIYLGPTLPSFISANVLNYLVENFNLTPTSTPEADLKKILG; encoded by the coding sequence ATGGAAAATCAAATGTTTTGCTTTCAATGTGAACAGACTGCAGGCGGCAAGGGTTGTATGGGGAAAGCCGGTATCTGCGGCAAACAAGCGCCGACCGCTGCGCTACAGGACGAATTAACCGGTGCTTTGATTGGTCTCGCCCGGGCAATGAAGGACAAGACCGCCTTTGCCGCAGCCAATCAAGTCATGCTGGAAGGTCTCTTTACCACCATTACCAATGTGAATTTCAACGATGAAACAATTCATGCCATGATCGCAAAAGTCAATGCGGTCAAAGCCATGCTGGTGCCGCAATGCAGCGGCTGCGCCACGCCCTGTTGCACCAACGAGGATTACCCGATGGAGAAGGTCTGGCAGGCGGATGTGGATATCCGTTCTCTCAAATCTCTGATTCTTTTCGGTTTGCGCGGCATGTCTGCTTACGCTTATCACGCCATGGTGCTGGGATATTCGGACGAGAAAGTCAATCAATTCTTCTATAAAGGGATGTCTGCCATCGGTGAAGACTGGGGCATGGCGGAATTGCTGCCCATTGTGATGGAAGTCGGCAGCGTCAATTTACAATGTATGGAGCTGCTGGACCGTGCCAATACCGAAACATACGGCACACCGGTACCCACTGTGGTTCCGCTGACCATTGAAAAAGGACCGTTTATTGTGATAACCGGTCATGATCTGAAAGATTTAGAGCTGCTCTTAGAGCAGACCGCAGGCAAAGGTATCAATATCTATACTCATGGTGAAATGCTGCCGGCGCACGGTTATCCAAAATTGAAAGCGTATCCGCACCTGAAGGGCAATTTCGGCACCGCCTGGCAGAATCAGCAGAAAGAATTTGCCAATCTGCCGGCGCCGATCTTGTTCACCACCAATTGTCTGATGCCGCCGAAAGACAGCTATCAGGATCGTGTTTTCACCACAGAAGTCGTCGGTTATCCCGCGGTTGTCCATATCGGCGCTGAGAAAAATTTCAGCCCGCTGATTGAAAAAGCGCTGCAATTGGGCGGTTATCAGGAAGACACCATGCTGACCGGTATCAACGGCGGACATGAAGTGATGACAGGTTTTGCACACGGCGCCGTACTTGCCGTAGCCGGAACTGTCATCGATGCGGTCAAAACCGGAGCGATCAAACACATCTTCTTGGTGGGCGGCTGCGACGGAGCCAAACCCGGTCGCAATTACTATACCGAATTTGTCAAACAGACGCCGGCCGATACGGTAATCCTGACCTTGGCCTGCGGCAAATACCGTTTCAATGATTTAAACCTTGGGACAATCGGCGGTTTGCCGCGGATCATGGACATGGGCCAATGCAACGACGCCTACAGCGCGATCAAAGTAGCGCTCGCCCTGGCAGACGCTTTCCAATGCGGTGTCAACGAATTGCCGCTCACCCTGGTGCTTTCCTGGTATGAGCAAAAAGCAGTCTGTATCTTATTGACACTGCTTTCTCTGGGAATAAAGAATATCTATCTCGGACCGACGCTGCCAAGTTTTATTTCAGCCAACGTGCTCAATTACCTGGTAGAGAACTTCAATCTGACTCCGACCAGTACTCCCGAAGCGGATTTGAAGAAAATCCTGGGCTAG
- a CDS encoding ECF transporter S component, whose amino-acid sequence MKNHSPKFMVRTALLAALSLVLMRIETPPMFGTPFLKLDLADVPAALAGLAYGPFSGLMVEVIKNLVNLLFTDSAGIGQLANLIYGSILVLSISLAGKLKFLKNRKANLLLTGTLGTVIMTVSAYFINLYVMFPLYTVFMPLQVLLGFLPAVIAFNLVKGGAVTVISALLFWRLEGILVK is encoded by the coding sequence ATGAAAAACCATTCTCCAAAATTCATGGTACGGACGGCGCTCCTGGCTGCCTTATCCTTAGTGCTGATGCGGATCGAAACACCGCCCATGTTTGGTACCCCTTTTCTGAAACTGGATTTGGCGGATGTCCCCGCTGCCTTAGCCGGCTTAGCCTATGGTCCGTTCAGCGGTTTGATGGTTGAAGTGATCAAAAACCTGGTCAATCTGCTCTTTACCGATAGTGCCGGCATCGGACAATTGGCAAATTTAATCTACGGTAGCATCCTGGTGCTCTCGATTTCTTTGGCCGGCAAGCTGAAATTCCTGAAAAACAGGAAAGCTAATTTACTGCTGACCGGCACCCTCGGCACTGTGATCATGACGGTCTCCGCTTATTTCATCAATCTTTATGTCATGTTCCCGCTTTATACCGTTTTTATGCCGCTGCAGGTATTGCTTGGCTTCCTGCCTGCCGTGATTGCCTTCAATCTCGTCAAAGGTGGCGCCGTCACTGTCATCTCGGCTCTGCTCTTCTGGCGTTTGGAAGGTATTTTAGTTAAATAA